One genomic segment of Rubripirellula tenax includes these proteins:
- a CDS encoding outer membrane protein assembly factor BamB family protein — MKYLIFPLFCVVISIAMTQPSSADWTRFRGPNGTGISESDAPTDFGADENMRWKLELPGRGISSPIVVGDKVFVTCYSGYGMGDGQGELKDLKRHLVCVDRIAGKTLWTKTVDAKMPEDEFRPPGVTTHGYASNTPTSDGTYVYAFFGKSGVYAYDMDGNDVWNQSVGAEPSLKGFGSAASPIVLDDCVIVNAADESLSIVWLDKMTGKEKFRATAGGLGECWTTPVVVNDGEITHVVVSVIGEVWGLNNATGKLAWYANGVNSRNAQVSAVPGDDGIVYATGEEAVAVRVGGKDDVSKSNTVWEGRVRPRYATPIVMDGHLYSVSGSVFECLDAKTGERVFQERLPDSPAGGDEEQRAGSRPGGFGGGGGRGGGGGGGDYASPVVAEGKIYITTNAGMVHVVEAKSEYKLITSNDMTFDKSGFGATPAISDGNLFLRSNAYLYCIGSAE, encoded by the coding sequence ATGAAATACTTGATTTTTCCGTTGTTTTGTGTCGTTATCTCGATTGCGATGACTCAGCCGTCGTCGGCCGATTGGACGCGGTTTCGCGGGCCCAATGGAACCGGCATCAGCGAATCCGATGCTCCGACGGATTTCGGTGCCGACGAGAACATGCGATGGAAACTGGAACTACCCGGTCGTGGAATATCCAGCCCGATCGTGGTCGGCGACAAGGTGTTCGTCACATGTTATTCCGGTTACGGAATGGGTGACGGTCAAGGCGAACTGAAAGATTTGAAGCGTCACCTCGTTTGCGTCGATCGCATTGCGGGGAAGACACTCTGGACAAAAACGGTGGACGCCAAAATGCCGGAGGACGAATTTCGGCCGCCAGGCGTTACGACGCACGGCTATGCCAGTAACACGCCAACCAGCGATGGCACCTATGTGTATGCGTTTTTCGGGAAGTCGGGCGTCTATGCGTATGACATGGATGGCAACGACGTTTGGAATCAAAGCGTGGGCGCCGAACCCAGCTTGAAAGGCTTTGGGTCCGCAGCCAGTCCGATTGTGCTCGATGACTGTGTGATTGTGAACGCAGCGGACGAGTCACTGTCGATCGTTTGGCTCGACAAAATGACCGGGAAAGAGAAGTTTCGCGCGACCGCCGGTGGGCTGGGCGAATGCTGGACAACACCTGTCGTTGTCAACGATGGTGAAATCACCCACGTCGTCGTTTCGGTCATTGGCGAAGTCTGGGGACTGAACAACGCAACGGGAAAGCTCGCTTGGTATGCCAACGGAGTCAATTCCCGCAACGCCCAAGTCAGTGCGGTTCCCGGTGATGATGGAATCGTTTACGCGACTGGCGAAGAAGCGGTAGCGGTTCGCGTTGGCGGCAAAGACGACGTGTCGAAATCGAACACGGTTTGGGAAGGTCGCGTCAGACCTCGTTACGCAACGCCCATTGTCATGGATGGTCATCTCTATTCCGTAAGCGGTTCCGTCTTCGAGTGCCTTGATGCGAAAACGGGCGAACGAGTATTCCAGGAACGTCTACCCGATTCACCAGCGGGCGGCGACGAAGAACAGCGCGCAGGATCGCGACCAGGTGGCTTTGGTGGTGGTGGCGGACGTGGTGGCGGAGGCGGTGGTGGTGACTATGCGTCACCCGTCGTCGCCGAGGGCAAAATTTACATCACGACCAACGCAGGCATGGTCCATGTCGTCGAAGCGAAATCGGAGTACAAGCTGATAACATCGAACGACATGACGTTCGACAAGAGCGGATTCGGTGCCACGCCAGCGATCAGCGATGGCAACCTATTCCTTCGATCCAACGCATACCTCTATTGCATCGGCTCGGCCGAATAG
- a CDS encoding adenylate/guanylate cyclase domain-containing protein produces MPDLIAQGPNFDDRWRRELPAPTSGIDIVVGRADSDWNVPWDSLISRSHVRVRSLSDDRIEVVRMKNARNPVFHQGRQVDTFIVVAGDHFVIGKTTFTLVNRPGTSDTSKSKASVGGGEVTEHAFDHQSLSRRHYRDASSRIEMLSRLPDLISGSHSDEELLVRVTGVLLQATPSAAAVAIVRVSPETRDDDGQEAVEILHYDSRTLGTKETPVSSRLALAATARRESVLHLWSSHGSDSPAFTASDEVDWAFCVPLRSEACPGWALYVTGQRATEPGFDIGQSMQTAPDELEDDVKFAELVGTTIANLRQSRRLQRRQSELRHFFAPVVMEAMAGRDPDEVLTPREADLSVMFCDLRGFSRASERDSGDLLDLLARVSEALGVMTRHILDSGGVIGDFHGDAAMGFWGWPLKQENSVTLAARAALRIRSDYRRDTDAGGFRCGIGIATGRAVAGRIGTVDQVKVTAFGPVVNLSARLEGITKSLGAEIIVDAATAGAIRSSADDRFRVRRLAKVRPAGFLNAVEVSELLEPDDGTQPTLSDEQIAIYESSLDDLIAGRWDQAYEKLHSMPAWDRPKDALLSTILRHNRVPPEGWDGIIDMPKLG; encoded by the coding sequence GTCGGCCGCGCCGATTCGGATTGGAATGTGCCTTGGGACTCGCTGATCTCGCGCAGCCACGTTCGCGTGCGGTCATTGTCCGATGATCGGATCGAAGTCGTGCGAATGAAGAACGCGCGTAATCCCGTTTTTCACCAAGGCCGCCAAGTCGACACCTTCATCGTGGTTGCTGGCGACCATTTCGTGATCGGGAAAACTACATTCACGCTGGTCAATCGTCCCGGCACGTCGGACACATCCAAATCGAAGGCGTCCGTCGGCGGAGGCGAGGTGACCGAACACGCGTTCGATCATCAATCGCTCAGCCGCCGACACTACCGCGACGCGTCCTCGCGAATCGAGATGCTCAGCCGGTTGCCGGACTTGATTTCGGGCAGCCATAGCGACGAGGAACTTCTGGTCCGCGTGACGGGCGTTTTGCTGCAAGCAACGCCTTCGGCCGCGGCCGTTGCCATCGTGCGGGTATCGCCAGAGACTCGCGACGATGACGGTCAAGAAGCCGTCGAGATTTTGCATTACGACAGCCGCACGCTGGGTACGAAGGAAACGCCGGTCAGTTCACGACTGGCTTTGGCGGCGACGGCGCGGCGCGAGAGTGTGCTGCATTTGTGGTCGTCACATGGCAGCGATTCACCGGCGTTCACGGCCAGCGATGAGGTCGATTGGGCATTTTGCGTTCCTCTGCGAAGCGAAGCATGTCCCGGTTGGGCGTTGTATGTGACGGGACAACGCGCGACCGAGCCCGGTTTCGATATCGGCCAGTCGATGCAAACTGCACCCGACGAGTTAGAAGACGACGTGAAGTTCGCCGAGTTGGTCGGCACAACCATCGCCAACTTGCGCCAAAGCCGACGGCTGCAACGCCGACAAAGCGAACTGCGGCACTTCTTCGCGCCGGTGGTGATGGAGGCGATGGCGGGTCGCGATCCCGACGAAGTGCTGACGCCGCGCGAAGCAGACTTGTCCGTCATGTTTTGCGACCTAAGGGGGTTTTCGCGAGCCAGCGAGCGCGACTCGGGTGACCTGTTGGATTTGTTGGCTCGCGTCAGCGAAGCACTCGGCGTGATGACACGACACATCTTGGACTCGGGCGGTGTCATCGGCGACTTTCACGGCGATGCGGCGATGGGCTTTTGGGGCTGGCCGCTGAAACAAGAAAACAGCGTGACGCTGGCCGCGCGGGCGGCGCTGCGAATTCGTTCCGATTATCGGCGTGATACCGATGCGGGCGGATTTCGATGCGGCATCGGCATCGCAACAGGTCGCGCCGTCGCCGGTCGAATCGGTACCGTCGACCAAGTCAAAGTCACAGCGTTCGGGCCGGTCGTGAATCTGTCGGCGCGACTAGAAGGCATCACCAAATCGCTGGGCGCGGAAATCATCGTTGACGCGGCAACGGCTGGGGCGATTCGATCGTCCGCGGACGATCGTTTTCGCGTTCGGCGATTGGCCAAGGTACGCCCAGCGGGATTTCTTAACGCGGTCGAAGTCAGTGAGTTGTTGGAACCCGATGACGGGACCCAGCCCACACTTTCGGATGAACAGATTGCGATTTACGAATCGAGCCTGGATGATCTGATCGCCGGCCGTTGGGACCAAGCCTACGAAAAACTCCACTCGATGCCCGCGTGGGATCGACCCAAAGATGCGTTGCTGTCGACGATCCTGCGGCACAACCGCGTTCCACCGGAAGGTTGGGACGGTATCATCGATATGCCCAAACTCGGATGA